One window of the Vigna radiata var. radiata cultivar VC1973A chromosome 1, Vradiata_ver6, whole genome shotgun sequence genome contains the following:
- the LOC106758077 gene encoding uncharacterized protein LOC106758077, with protein MGELTYFLGVQVKQTKEGIFIHQPEYCNDLLKRFKMLDCKDAATPMATNCYLDLDEAGKSVDQRMYRGMIGSLLYLTASRPDIMHNVCLYARFQSARKESHLIAAKRILKYFKGCKLDRKSTSGTCHLLGSSLISLHSKKQACVALSTTEAEYIAVGSCCAQSLWIKSQLEDYGIKIENTPLKCDSTTAINLTENPILN; from the exons atgggagaaTTGACATACTTCCTTGGTGTACAAGTTAAGCAAACCAAAGAAGGTATATTCATTCATCAACCCGAATACTGCAATGATCTACTGAAAAGATTCAAGATGTTGGATTGCAAAGATGCTGCTACCCCAATGGCAACGAATTGCTACTTAGATCTAGATGAGGCTGGAAAAAGTGTTGATCAAAGAATGTATCGAGGTATGATTGGATCACTACTTTATCTTACTGCTAGTAGGCCTGACATCATGCATAATGTTTGTCTCTATGCTAGATTTCAATCTGCTCGTAAAGAGTCACATCTTATAGCTgctaaaagaattttaaagtacTTCAAAG GTTGCAAACTAGACAGAAAAAGCACTAGTGGTACATGTCACTTGCTTGGATCATCATTGATCTCTttgcattcaaagaaacaagcatgtgtggcTTTATCTACCACAGAAGCTGAGTACATAGCGGTTGGAAGCTGTTGTGCACAGtctctttggataaagagtcaaTTAGAGGACTATGGCATTAAGATAGAAAACACTCCCTTGAAATGTGACAGTACTACTGCTATAAACTTAACCGAGAATCCTATTTTAAACTAG
- the LOC106758086 gene encoding uncharacterized protein LOC106758086, with the protein MNVAFVSKIEPKKIEEALNDENWMIAMQEELNQFTRNNVWELVSRKPDLQVIGTKWVFRNKMDDSSQIIKNNARLVAKGYCQEEGIDYYKTYALVARLEAIKILLAIASTMKFKLYQMDVKSAFLNGYRKRYMLNNHLDLKTLNTLIMFTN; encoded by the coding sequence ATGAACGTTGCCTTTGTATCCAAAATTGAACCCAAGAAAATTGAGGAGGCattgaatgatgaaaattggatgATTGCAATGCAAGAGGAGCTGAATCAGTTCACAAGGAACAATGTGTGGGAGCTTGTGTCCAGAAAACCTGATCTACAAGTGATTGGTACAAAGTGGGTTTTCCGCAACAAAATGGATGATTCAAGTCAAATCATAAAGAACAACGCAAGGTTAGTTGCAAAAGGCTACTGTCAGGAAGAAGGAATCGACTATTACAAGACTTATGCTCTTGTAGCCAGATTAGAAGCAATCAAAATACTTCTAGCTATTGCATCCACTATGAAATTCAagctgtatcaaatggatgtgaagagCGCCTTTCTTAATGGATACAGGAAGAGGtatatgttgaacaaccacctgGATTTGAAGACTTTGAATACCTtgatcatgtttacaaactGA